The stretch of DNA CCGAGAATTGAATTTGCTGTAAGCGATCGACAACCACAACAGGATTATTAACAGAGTTGAATGATCTCACATGaacgcctttttcttttgacgtgACAGATTATAAGACACGCGCACTTTCTGTTCAGCTTCCTGAACAGTTACGATTGTCGTACATACTCATTGTGACCTATTAGACTATTACGTTCGCACTTGCGGTAAACAACTCACTTTCTATTATGCGATTATATAATATGACAGCAGCGACGGCGAATCTTTCCTATAGAGATACTATTATTCCTGCGATTTCTCCACGTCAAAGTGAAAGTAATCTCGAACTTCGTGTCACGGCATTTGCGAAAATCAACCACATAACGAGTGAATCGATCGACTCTTGTTTATCCATGCGATGTAATATATATATGGCTGTGATTCCTTTCTTCCAGTTTTTGGAAAATCCAAACGACTCTGAACACCAAATCTACAGTCACGCgctaataattattatttgcacttaacaaaaagaataaaatcaaagaaaaaattttaaacttgattTAATTCGCTAGATTGATACGTAAGCCTATACCTAATGTCGTTAGAGGCTCTAGAACTGGATGAACTCTGGCGTCATTACGCCAcaagtaatattttttaaaaagtgaaaacttcagtgattaaattttcaaatgcgGTACTAAATTGTGCGAcaataattttattgcataTAAATATTCTTCTTCACATAGTAGTTATATAAAATGGGATTTAGGTTATTGCATTGTCATAGATTTCTCAGGGATTTCtcaggaaaataaatttaatatctTGTGGGGTATCTAGGAGGATAAGACGGATAAGTAGGAGGAGGGTAAGAAGGATAAGTTGGAGCTGGATACTCGGACTTGTAAGCGGGTTTCGGATAACTTGGTTTGGGATAAGTTGGCTTTGGGTATGACGAAGGTGCTGGATAAGTTGGGTAAGCCGGTTGCTTGTATTCCGGGTAAGAAGCAGCTGGCTTGTATGGTGCCGGCTTGGACTCGGGGAATTGGGCCTCGCCTTCGTATTTCACATCGGCCACGTATCCAGTGTAGTCGTCAGCCTTGTATTCAACAGTCTGTTTGCGACCGTCGGGGAGATCGACGCTGTAAGAGCCGGTTACGTATCCCTTGTCGTCACCGGTCTCCTGgtggttgtagttgttgttacTGTAGTCATCTTTAACGGCCCATTCGAAGTTGTAGGGCATCGGAGCCTGTCAGCAAACGACAAGAATTATTAGTCGAACTAAACATTCTTATAGAGAAAACATTCAAGCATCAAGTGTGATAAAAGTAGTTAAGGACTCACATCGTAAGTTTGAGGATATGTCGGGTATGCTGGCTTGGCATAATCCGCAGGAGGGTACGATGGTTTAGGGTAAGAAGGATAAGATGGTTTAGGGTAAGAAGGATAGGATGGTTTTGGGTAAGATGGGTAAGACGGAGAAGGGTAAGCCGGAGCAGGCTTCTTAGGATAAGACTGGCCGTTGACAGCAACGACAGCGATGAGAACGACGCAAATGAAGACCTTATtaagcaaataataataaaaacattcaGACTTAAAATCAAGATGTTAGCTTTGGATCCGAAGATGTCACTTTACCTTCATGTTGATGTTGTGATGGTTTGGATGAGACTGATGCTTCTAAACGCTGCTTTGCCGAGCTTTTATACTCCTAGTCGGTTCGAGAGGAGTTGCACGACCGGCTTGGTCATGCCCCTTTATTACACGCTTAGATCAGTCACTTGCTCTGTGTGCACTTCTCTGACACATTTTTCTACCCGAGTTCAGAGCGAGCGCTTCACACTGGCGGCCTGCCAAAGGCCTTCCCGTTGGGCATTCCTCGCACCCGCGAGAAAGTTATGCGCCTTCGCTGCAGTCATATATATACAGTAATGACGTCAACGCACGCTGCACTGCACGATTCTCCCATCAATCCTTATTATCTATCGCGATTCATTTGTTTGGCACATTGCGAGTGGTGGGGCCAGCAGCCTCGCAGTAGATACGCGTGCTGAACACTTGTACTTTCCTTTCACAGCAGCGGACCTCTTGATGTTTCTCTTCGTTATTCCTGTTTCTgtcactttttatttattaccgtGAAAAATTGGTGGTGCGGGAATATGTTTCCCAGAATACCAAACAGGTAATactgaatttgtttgttttaattacaaattttgtCCTGGTACATCAAATAACGCTTAtgtatacataataataagaataaactgggttgaatttttaattcatgttaaaaacttttgttgCGAAAACTCCGTAGGCCATTCTTGTAAACGGAATATAACGACGATAAATTATAGACGGGGATTTCCCAACATTTACAATCTGATCCAGTTCATTTTCAAACGTGGTAGACATGATTCAAGtatgaaaatagaaacaagagcACTTAattgattctcttttctctttttgacaTTATTGCGTACACAATTGACGTATGAAAGGGAGACTGGTCTGCGTCCGTATAAGGATACGCACTTTAAATAAGAACGACTCACGAATGTCCTTGAAGTCAACCACTCGTGGCCAATGAGCAGCAGTGATTTTGAATATACTGAACCACAAACCCAAAACTGCAATATCGGTTGCATCATCAGACCAAAGCGGTATTCCAATTACGGTCTCTTTTCCCACAATATAGCCGAACAGCAGTGTGGAATGCCCGGTGTGTTTGTTTAGCTACGTTACAGGTCATCGtccattcaatttttgatagatctaaaaagaaaaaaaaaatcgaaacgaTTTAATCAGCCGAAAGTTTGTTTTATAGCCCAACGTTATAGACAGGCCATTGACACACATACTGGAAACAAAGATTCGATTTCGTGACTATGTAATAATCTCTTCGGTTTAATGAAGAGAGAATCCCATCCTAGCAGCGCTAGCAGGTAAGGCAGCAGAGGAGGTAACGCAGCATTGCAATTGTTTCAATGCGCGGCGCATCCCAAACCACAAACGCAAATAGAAATGAGAGACGCGCGTGTGATACTTTCTTATCTTCTTATCTCTATCTCCGAAAATTCACAGCTGGATTTCGTTATGAAATTGTTAGACTTGAAAAAGGATTTTCAGGCCCAGCACAACCCAACCGTTCGCCTTGTTTCCAAAATTGGCtcaagggaaaaataaagggaagaaagaaaacgagcgTGTGCCATTAGCACGCACTTGTTAAACCGAGGAATTCGCAATCTAAATTCAAGAGAAGATTTGGAACGAGGTTTCTTGATTGCTCtctattatattttttagcaGTACGTCTTTGCCTGCGCCTTCCTAATTCAAAAAAGTGCATGCAGGGCGTTTTATAATGCAGCAAGGAAGGACAGCTATGGCAAACAAAGACCTCCTTCTT from Daphnia pulex isolate KAP4 chromosome 4, ASM2113471v1 encodes:
- the LOC124192233 gene encoding adhesive plaque matrix protein-like; amino-acid sequence: MKVFICVVLIAVVAVNGQSYPKKPAPAYPSPSYPSYPKPSYPSYPKPSYPSYPKPSYPPADYAKPAYPTYPQTYDAPMPYNFEWAVKDDYSNNNYNHQETGDDKGYVTGSYSVDLPDGRKQTVEYKADDYTGYVADVKYEGEAQFPESKPAPYKPAASYPEYKQPAYPTYPAPSSYPKPTYPKPSYPKPAYKSEYPAPTYPSYPPPTYPSYPPRYPTRY